GATTTCCCTCATCCGGATATGGCCTTAAAAGTGGCAGCGGTTGCCGGCGGCGTGGATCGCCAAAAACAGACCGTTGCCATCCGCCTTACGCTTCCCAATCCGGATGGCTTATTTCGGCCGGGCATGATCGTGCGGATGTTTTTTCCCGGGGAACGCCACCGCAACGTCCTTACCATTCCCCGCAGCGCGCTCTTAGAACACGAGGGCCTCTACTCGGCATTTGTGGTTAAAAATAACATCGTTGAAGAACGTGTTCTAAAGATTGGCATCAAAGACGATCGGCGCATCGAAGTGCTTGCCGGCCTGAAAGAAGGCGAAAGGGTGGCCACGCAAAAAGCCTATTCTCTGACCGATGGTATGGAGGTGGTAGTGGAATGAAAGGGCTTTCACGTTTTTCGGTAGAGAATAAACGCGCCTTAGTTTTTAGCGCTCTATTTCTGGCGGTCATCGGTTTTTACTTGATTTACCAGATTCCCGAAGGCGTTTTTCCGGACGCCACTTTTCCGCGCATTATGGTTATTGCCGATTACGGTCTGGCGCCACTTAAAGAGGTAGAAATGGAAATCGCCAAACCAATCGAAGAAGCCGTGATGATGGTAGAAGGCGTTCGAAATGTGCGCGCTACCATCAGTCGAGGCTCGGCGGAAATCAATGTCGATTTTCAATGGGATCAGGATATGTTCCGCGCCTACCAGTTAGTTCAGGCGGCCGTTAGCGGCATCCAGCACGAATTGCCGCCGGGCATCCAGCTTGAAGTGCGCCGTTTTACCACCAGCACTTATCCCGTGGCAGGCTACAGTCTAACGTCTGATAAATTAGACCTGCTCCAGTTGCGCGATCTGGCAATTTACACCATTCGGCCGCAACTGGCCAGCATTCCCGGCATTTTTAATATTGAAGTCATGGGCGGCCACCAGCGAGAATACTGGGTAAACATCGATCCGCAAAAATTGGCGGCCTTTCGCCTGGATTACCGACAAATTAAAGCGGCCTTGCAAAAAACCAATCGTTTAAGTTTTGTTGGCAGATTAAACGAAACCCATAAACTCTATTTGAATATTGCGGACAATCGCTTTTTGAACCTGGACGACATTAAAAAGACCATTGTAGCTTACCGTGATCAAACGCCCGTAACTCTGGCTCAGATTGCCACGGTGGAGCCGGCGGTTAAAGAAACGTTTATCGCCTGCGAAAGCAATTTAAAACCGGCTGTTCTGGTGACCATCATTAAACAGCCTAAAACCAATGCCGTGGCCATTATGAATCAGGTTGAACAACGGTGGCAGGAATTAGCGCGCGTGCTACCGCCAGATGTTCATGTGCAAAAGTGGTACGACATGACCGACTTCATCAAGCGTTCCATCCGCAGCGTGCGAGACGCCATTTTGTTAGGCGCCCTGCTGACCATGATCATCTTACTGTTATTTTTGAAACGTCTGCGCATCACCCTGCTGACGGCGGTCATCATCCCCATTGCCCTGTTAATCACCTTTATTTTCATCAAACTGTTTGGCATGAATCTCAATTTGATGAGCCTGGGCGGCCTGGCAGCTTCCATTGGCATTTTGGTGGATAATGCCATTGTGGTGGTTGAGAACATAGAACGCTACCTGGAACAGGGAAAGCCCAAAAAAGAGGCGGTTATTCTGGCCACCGGTGAAATCATCCCCCCTTTACTGGGCGCCACACTCACCACGCTGGTTGTTTTTATTCCGTTGATTTTTTTAACTGGCGTGCCGGGAATTTTCTTCCGCGCACTGGCTTCCACCCTGTCCATTGCCATTTTTGTTTCCATGCTGCTGGCGGTTTTTTTAACGCCGGCCCTGGCCGTGATCTTCATTTCGACCAGGCCTAAAAAGCCCGGCCGTTTTCTTCCGCAAATCATTGCCGTTCAACAAAGAGGTTTGCGTTTTCTTTTGCGACGTCCGGTGGCAACAGTGTTGTTCATCGCTCTGCTGGGCCTCATTGCCGTCACTTCATACCTGCGCATCCCTTCCGGTTTTTTGCCGGAATGGGACGAGGGCACCATTGTACATGATTACCTTGCGCCGCCCGGCAGTTCCATTGAAGGCACTAAAAGCATGCTTAAAAGCGTGGCCCAATTCATCATGAGTCTTCCGGATGTTGAAGCCTATTCTTTACGAACCGGCCGCAGTCTGGCCCATCCGCGCACGCATGCCAACGACGGTGATTTTGTGATCAATCTAAAAAAAGGCCACAAGCTTTCTTCTTTTGAGATTATGGACATGATTCGTGAATTTGACGCCAGGCATGAACCGCGGCTGGAGCCGGAATTGTTCCAGGTGCTGCCCGATCGTTTAAATGATCTTTCCGGCGAGATTGCACCCATTGTCATCAAAGTTTTTGGTAAGAATTTACGTCTGATTCAGGAGGTGGCCGCCCGCATTGCCGACTCTTTAAAGCAGGTCGATGGCGCCGTGGATGTGTACAGGGGCTTTTCCCGCGGTGAACCGGAGCTGACCATTCGCGTGAGCCCCGAAGCCGTTGGGCGTTTTGGCCTGACGGTGGACGAAGTGCAGAATGCCATCCGTTTTGCCTTATGGGGAGAGGTGGCCACCACCATGATGCAGGGCCTAAAAGTGATCCCGGTTCGCATTCGCTACCCAAAAACGGATTTTAACCACATGGAAAAAATTCGTCGCCTGCCGCTTTACCTGGCCAGGATTGACCGCGTGGTGGAATTGCAGGAGTTGGCTCACATCGAGAAGGTTCCCGGTAAAACCGATATCGATCATGAAAATCTGGTGCAGGTGGTCAATGTTAAAGCCCATATTTCGGGGCGTGATCTTGGCAGTGTCATTGGCGATGTAAAAACCATGTTAAATCGCATTCTCCTGCCGCCGGGCGTTACCATTCGAATCGGCGGCCAGTACGAAAGCCAACAACGCGCCTTTCGTGAATTAATTTTGATCTTACTTTTTGGCGCCCTTCTGGTTTACACCATCCTGCTGTTTGAATTCAAATCTTTTCGTACAGCGGCTGTCATTTTGCTGGGCACGGCGCTTTCGGTCAGCGGTGTGTTTGTTCTATTATTGATTACCGGAATTCCATTGGATATTTCAGCTTTTATGGGCATGATTATGATCATCGGCGTGGTGGTGAACAACGGCATTCTGTTTATCGATTATGCGGAAAAGTTTTTGAAGGAAACGCCTGACGTGGCCCGCGCGTTATTGAAGGCCGGCCAGGTACGTTTGCGTCCTATTTTAATGACCACGCTTTCCACGATATTCGGGTTTTTACCGCTTGCGCTGGCCCTTGGAGAAGGATCGGAAATGCTGCAGCCGCTGGCTGTTTCCATGATCGGCGGGATGAGTTTGAGCGTGGCACTTTCGTTGTTTTTGATTCCAGGCATGTACTGGATCGTCAACCGCCCGTCCAGCAGCAAGTGAAGCAGCGGGTTTAGAGGGATATGGGAAAGGGATATGAGTGTAAGGGTCTGTTGGTTGAGTGGGAAAGGGCGGCCTGAATTTGTTCTCTCGTTTCCAATGATGAAGGAATTCGTTCCTCGCAGATGGCGCTGTTTTACGCAGATTTTTTTTACTAAGGTAATAGAGGAATCAAAAAAAAATCAACTTATTAGCACGAGTATTGACACGGATTTTATTACCGATCCGTGTCAATCCGTTTAATCAGCGTACATCCGCGTCCTTTTTTTTCTGCCAAATTTCAATGGTCTTTCTTGAACAAACGGAGTAATCATTTTTATTCCTTTCTGCGCTTATCTGCGCAATCTGCGTGCAGTAAAATTCATGAAAGAAAAATGTTTTTATCGGAAAATTCCATTAAACTTGAGGACGGACGTAAGGCTTTTTGAATGGTACACAATTTGGGCACAATACAAAAAAAGTAAGGGCTTACAGAATTTTATGATTTTCTGTAAGCCCTTGATTTTATTGTGCCGAGGGCGGGACTTGAACCCGCACGCCCCAAAAGGGGCAAGGGATTTTAAGTCCCTTGTGTCTGCCAGTTCCACCACCTCGGCACTCTTAAACTCTCTATTTAAGCAACGATCGAATCCGAATCTCAGCGGCGGGATTCGTCCCGCAATGGCGGGATTGCAGATCGCTTACTTAACAACTTGCCCACATCGCCAGAAATCTTGTAAAAGAACAGTCACATGATTTAAATTTCGAGGCGACGGCCGGATTCGTCCCGCAATGGCGGGATTGCAGATCACTTACTTAACAACTTGCGCACATCGCCAGAAATCTTGTAAAAGAACAATCAAATGATTTAAATTTCGAGGCGACGGCCGGATTCGTCCCGCAATGGCGGGATTGCAGATCGCTTACTTAACAACTTGTGCACATCGCCAGAAATCTTGTAAAAGAACAATCAAATGATTTAAACTTCGAGGCGACGGCCGGATTCGTCCCGCAATGGCGGGATTGCAGATCACTTACTTAACAACTTACGCACATCGCCAGAAATCTTGTAAAAGAACAATCACATGATTTAAATTTCGAGGCGACGGCCGGATTCGTCCCGCAATGGCGGGATTGCAGATCCCTTACTTAACAACTTGCGCACATCGCCAGAAATCTTGTAAAAGAACATTCACATGATTTAAATTTCGAGGCGACGGCCGGATTCGTCCCGCAATGGCGGGATTGCAGATCCCTTACTTAACAACTTGCGCACATCGCCAGAAATCTTGTAAAAGAACAATCACATGATTTAAATTTCGAGGCGACGGCCGGATTCGTCCCGCAATGGCGGGATTGCAGATCGCTTACTTAACAACTTGCGCACATCGCCAGAAATCTTGTAAAAGAACAATCAAATGATTTAAACTTCGAGGCGACGGCCGGATTCGAACCGGCGAATCGAGGTTTTGCAGACCTCTCCCTTAGCCACTTGGGTACGTCGCCTTAAAAAAAAGCCCTTTCAGGCAAAAAAAATGAGCGAGAGACGGGACTCGAACCCGCGACCCCAACCTTGGCAAGGTTGTGCTCTACCAACTGAGCTACTCTCGCTTTCATTTTTTAATAGACACAATTTTACCAAATCTTAAAATTCATGTCAAATTTTTTTTTAACGATAATGATCTTTAATTTTATTTTTTAGACGTCGTTGCGCCTCATGTAATCGACGACCCTCACGACGACTGTAAAATAAAAAAAAGATAAACGCAAACACCAGAATCACTAAAAAAATTATTTCCATCATAATTAGTGGAGACGCCGGGAGTCGAACCCGGGTCCGGACATGGACCAGTATGAACTTCTACAACCATAGCTGGTTGTTTATTCTCGTCTGCTAACTGGCCAACCAGCTTGCCTGTTAGCAGACCAGCCCGGTTATGTTAGGTGTCGATGGCTTCCGGGCGACGCCATCTTCACCATCCACCCAAAAACGACGCTTACTTCACCCCCGGTGGATTGGAGGCGAAGCAGCGTGGCAGCGTTAATTAAGCTGCCAGTGCGTAATTATTGTTGGCATTTATTTTTGCCTGACCAGTTTTATCCCGATAACCGGGATCCCTTACGGGACGGGATGGTCAAAGCCCGGGTTGCAGTTCATACCCTTCTCATGCCCGTCGAATCCTGAATCGTCCCCATATTTATTAGATTCCGAAAAAGAGAGAAGGTGACCTTGTGAAGGCCGGGGGAAAGCCTTTTTTTACAAGGGGGGAAGTCACCTTCTCCATTTTTTTGTGAAATTTAATGCATAGTTACTCACCACGCAAATGTTTTCTGCAAATCAGTTAGTAAACATTCTAAATCAAATTTGGTTCCCGAATATAGAAAAAAATTATCCTTTACTACAACTACAGTTTTGCGTGGCAAACAACAATTTCGAAAAAACAAATCTTCTATTAGCAATGAATTGGTAAACAAAATCCAGAACAGCTAAAGGCAATAAGTCGGCCGCCCATCCAAGCCCAAGTACCCGCCCAATCTGTCGTACAGCCCTCCCCTTTCGGTACCATTGACCTTCATATATGACAACCATGGAATTAAAATCTTCGAAAGATTGTCCTTTTAACAGCCGGCGGGCGTCTGCCCCTGATTCTTTCAAAAAAACAAACCGTCCCTTTCGATCCAGCTGCCGGAGCAATGCCGCACTGCGTAAACAAAACGGACAATCATCATCATAGATTATTTTGATACGCTTGCGGTTTGTTTTCAAGATGCAGGGACTCCCATGTTGTACAACTTACAATACAAAACGGAAAATCCCTTCGGAAAATTTCTTCAAGTATCCATACTCCCTCACTTAAAGCCCTGCATCTTGCAACAAGGCGGGCAGCCTTGCAATGGATTCGATGATGTGATCCGGTTTTACTTCAGCCCGATCCACATCTTGCTGGCGAAATTTTCCCGTTTTTACCAGGCAGGTGCTTATGCCCAGGCGCTGGGCGCCCATGATATCTGACTCCACGTCATCGCCGATCATCAACACCTCTTCCCCTGCTAATTTTAGATCGTCAAGGGCCAGTTGGAAAAAGCGCGCAGACGGTTTGCCGATCAATATGCTTTCCACGTTGGCGGCATACTCAAGCATGGCCACAAAGGCTCCGGCATCGATGCGATACCCCTGATCGCTGAGCCAGAAGCGGTTTTTTTGCAGGGCGATCAATTGCGCACCGCTCATCAAGCAATTAAAGGCCCGGTTTATCTTCTCCAGCGTAAAATCGTCTCCCATATCGCCCAGCACCACAAAATCCACATCCCGCTCGTCCTCTTCAATGCCTTCAAATTCACGTTTTGCGTCCCCGGTCAACAACAGCATGGCGCGATGCTTCGCAAATTGTTTCAGATACTGCGCCGCGGCATAGGCGGCTGAAAACAGTACATCCGCTGAGATGTTAATGCCCATTGAATTCAACTTTTTTACCAGGGTCGATCGATGTTTCATGGTGGTGTTGGTAACAAAGCGAAAGGGAATGTTCCGATGCATCAGCCAGCGAATGGTCTCATTGGCGCCGGCAATGGGCTGCGAATCGTTGTAAACCACGCCATCAAGATCGATCAACAATCCTTTAATCTTCATCGTTTGCCTGCATTAAATTTTCATACAGTTTTTCATATTCTTTGATCTGTTTTTCCCAGGAAAAATCTTTTTTCATGCCGTTTATCATGATTTTTCGCCAGGCCGTTTTGTGTTCAAAAGTGGTTAACGCATACTCTACAGCCCATGTAAAGCTTTCGGTATTGTAGTGCTCAAACACAAAGCCGTCGCCCGTTTGCTTTTGCCAATCGTAAAGCGTTACAGTATCTGCCAAGCCCCCGGTTTTACGCACCACCGGCACCGTCCCATATTTTAAACTGTAAATCTGATTCAGGCCGCACGGTTCGTAAAGCGAAGGCATTAAAAAGATATCCGCCCCCGCCTCGATCAGGTGAGACAGGGCGTAATCATATCCACGAAAAAATTTAACGCGCTCAGGGAATCGTTCCTGTAAAGAAAAAAAGAATTGTTCATAACGAATTGCGCCGCTTCCCAGCACCACCAAACTGAATTCGAAGCGCCGCAAAAGGCCTTCCATTGCCCCCATTAAAAGATCGATTCCTTTTTGCTCAACCAGCCGACTGATCATCGAAACCATCGGTTGCTGCAGCCAGCGTGTCGCTAAACCGGCCTTTTTCAACAGCGCTTCTTTGTTCTTTTTCTTGCCCGAAAGATTTTTAATCGAATAGTGAAAGGGAATAAACACATCCGTTTCCGGATTCCACTCCTGGTAATCCACGCCATTCAAAATGCCCAATAAATCGTTTGCCCGTTGCCGCAACAACTTCTCCAGTCCGGCTCCGTAGGTCTCTGTTTGAATTTCTCTGGCATAGGTGGGGCTGACGGTGGTTATTTTATGCGCATGCCGGATGCCGTTTTTCAAAAAATTGATTCTTCCATGATACAGGTCCTGACTATCGAACCAGAAGTAAAACGCGCTTAAAGAAAGATCGTTTACGGTTTCAGCCGGAAAAATGCCCTGATAGCCGATGTTGTGCAGCGTTAAAACGGTTTTGCTCTTTTGAAATATTTTATCATAACCGTAAATGGTTTTTATGTAAATCGGCAACAGGGCCGTATGCCAGTCGTTGGCGTGAAAAATATCCGGCGCCCAGTTCAGTCGTTTGCACAATTCAATGGCTGCCCGCGTCAGCACGGCGAAACGCAGATATTCATCGCCATCGGTGGTGTAAACGGCGCCGCGCTCGTACAAAAGGGGGCAACCGACCAGATAAACATCAGCATTAGCCCCAGGCAATTGAGTTTTAAAAAAATCCAACTCATACGTTTTGTCGCCCATTTTAAGCAGGATATGCCTGGCTCTGACAACAGGCCGGATATTCAACTCCCGCGCATCGATGGTATCGTAAAAAGGCATCACCAAACGTACATCATGCCCGTTTTTAGCGAGATATTTACCCAGGGCCGCGCTAACATCGCCCAGACCGCCCATTTTAGCAAAAGGCGCAATTTCTGCAGAAACCAAACAAATACGCAAACGAATCCCTTTCCCATAACGGCATTACAACGCAGATAGTGTATTTATTTTTTGCATAAAAATCAAGGGAGAAACGGTTGAATCACCAGGATAAGAGTTTAGGAGTTTAGGAGTTTAGAGGGTTAGGATACTTCCTTCGAAAGATCTAGTGCCTTAGCGTGTGAAAATTTTTAAACTCATCCCCCTACCGAGGGTGTCTCAAAAGTGACATCATATGTATATATATGCATAAAATAGAGAAAAGTTTACAATAGCCCCCACCCCCTTTCCCCCTCTCCCGAAGTCGGGAGAGGGGGAATTAAAGGGGGTGAGGGAAAGAAAAACTTTATAAAAATACATTGTCTTTGACTTTTGGGACAGCCCCAGGTAGGGGGATGAGTTTTTAAAACGGCATAAAAATCTTCGCATAGCGTCATGGCGGGTATTCGGCATGACAGCCGGCGACCATTCAACCATTCAACCATTCAACCAATCAACCATGCAACCAATCCAGCAGCACAAAAATTTCCAAAGCCCGCCAGGGCGGGACTAGGTCTTCCAGAGAAAGTATCCTAACCATATTCAAGTCTATCCCCTTCAACAGAGCGGCGCCACAAAAAAAAAGGCCGCCCCGCACTTGGAGCAGCCTTTTACGATCAATCAGAAAAACAAATTTTATTCGTTTTTCTTTTCCTCTTCTTTAGCCTCGGCTTCAGCTTTTTCTTCTGCAGCGTCGTCTGTTTTTTCCGGTTCTGGCGCGCTTTCTTCAGCCTTTGTTTCTTCTGCTTTTGGTTCTTCAGCCGCTTCAGGTTCAGCTTTAGGCTCTTCTTTGACCTCGGCTTCTTCTTTTTCGGCTTTTTCCGGCGCCTTTTTCTTTTCTTCCTTTTTCTCTTCCGTTCTACCGATCGGCCTGGATTTGATTATCTCTTCAACCGTGGTTCCGGGAAGGCCCTGTTTGGCCAGATACTCTTCATATTCTTTACGCTCGCGATCGCGGAAATAATTGACAACGGAAAGAACGATTTTCTTGTTTTCCTTGTCAAACTCGAGCACTTTGGCCTTAATTTCAGCGCCCACTTCGTAAACATCGGACGGTTTTTTACCTTTAGGCGTCGGGATGTGATGATTGGGAATAAAGCCGTCTACGCCATGAGGCAGGGTTACGACCACGCCTTTATCCACAAAGCGCGAGATTTTCCCTTCGACTTCGGAGCCTTCTTTGTAAACTTCTTCAAAGCTATCCCAGGGATTCGGTTCGATCTGTTTGTGCCCCAGTGCAATGCGCCGTTCTTCGCGATTAATGCCCAGCACTTTAACTTCGATCTCATCGTTCTTTTTCACCACTTCGCTTGGATGCTGAATTTTACGCGTCCAGGAAAGATCAGAAATATGCACCAGGCCGTCAATGCCTTCTTCCAGTTCCACAAAAACGCCAAACTGCGTAATATTGCGCACAATGCCTTTGTGGATCGAACCAACCGGATAGCGTTCTTCGATGTTTTCCCATGGATCCGGTTCCAGTTGTTTTAAGCCCAGCGAAATCTTTTTCTGCTCCGGTTCCACATTCAATACAACCGCTTCCACTTCCTGCCCTACGGTTAAAATCTGGCTGGGATGTTTAATATGCTGCGAC
This sequence is a window from Caldithrix abyssi DSM 13497. Protein-coding genes within it:
- a CDS encoding TIGR01458 family HAD-type hydrolase, whose protein sequence is MKIKGLLIDLDGVVYNDSQPIAGANETIRWLMHRNIPFRFVTNTTMKHRSTLVKKLNSMGINISADVLFSAAYAAAQYLKQFAKHRAMLLLTGDAKREFEGIEEDERDVDFVVLGDMGDDFTLEKINRAFNCLMSGAQLIALQKNRFWLSDQGYRIDAGAFVAMLEYAANVESILIGKPSARFFQLALDDLKLAGEEVLMIGDDVESDIMGAQRLGISTCLVKTGKFRQQDVDRAEVKPDHIIESIARLPALLQDAGL
- a CDS encoding efflux RND transporter permease subunit, with protein sequence MKGLSRFSVENKRALVFSALFLAVIGFYLIYQIPEGVFPDATFPRIMVIADYGLAPLKEVEMEIAKPIEEAVMMVEGVRNVRATISRGSAEINVDFQWDQDMFRAYQLVQAAVSGIQHELPPGIQLEVRRFTTSTYPVAGYSLTSDKLDLLQLRDLAIYTIRPQLASIPGIFNIEVMGGHQREYWVNIDPQKLAAFRLDYRQIKAALQKTNRLSFVGRLNETHKLYLNIADNRFLNLDDIKKTIVAYRDQTPVTLAQIATVEPAVKETFIACESNLKPAVLVTIIKQPKTNAVAIMNQVEQRWQELARVLPPDVHVQKWYDMTDFIKRSIRSVRDAILLGALLTMIILLLFLKRLRITLLTAVIIPIALLITFIFIKLFGMNLNLMSLGGLAASIGILVDNAIVVVENIERYLEQGKPKKEAVILATGEIIPPLLGATLTTLVVFIPLIFLTGVPGIFFRALASTLSIAIFVSMLLAVFLTPALAVIFISTRPKKPGRFLPQIIAVQQRGLRFLLRRPVATVLFIALLGLIAVTSYLRIPSGFLPEWDEGTIVHDYLAPPGSSIEGTKSMLKSVAQFIMSLPDVEAYSLRTGRSLAHPRTHANDGDFVINLKKGHKLSSFEIMDMIREFDARHEPRLEPELFQVLPDRLNDLSGEIAPIVIKVFGKNLRLIQEVAARIADSLKQVDGAVDVYRGFSRGEPELTIRVSPEAVGRFGLTVDEVQNAIRFALWGEVATTMMQGLKVIPVRIRYPKTDFNHMEKIRRLPLYLARIDRVVELQELAHIEKVPGKTDIDHENLVQVVNVKAHISGRDLGSVIGDVKTMLNRILLPPGVTIRIGGQYESQQRAFRELILILLFGALLVYTILLFEFKSFRTAAVILLGTALSVSGVFVLLLITGIPLDISAFMGMIMIIGVVVNNGILFIDYAEKFLKETPDVARALLKAGQVRLRPILMTTLSTIFGFLPLALALGEGSEMLQPLAVSMIGGMSLSVALSLFLIPGMYWIVNRPSSSK
- a CDS encoding thiol-disulfide oxidoreductase DCC family protein, with the protein product MKTNRKRIKIIYDDDCPFCLRSAALLRQLDRKGRFVFLKESGADARRLLKGQSFEDFNSMVVIYEGQWYRKGRAVRQIGRVLGLGWAADLLPLAVLDFVYQFIANRRFVFSKLLFATQNCSCSKG
- the glgA gene encoding glycogen synthase GlgA → MRICLVSAEIAPFAKMGGLGDVSAALGKYLAKNGHDVRLVMPFYDTIDARELNIRPVVRARHILLKMGDKTYELDFFKTQLPGANADVYLVGCPLLYERGAVYTTDGDEYLRFAVLTRAAIELCKRLNWAPDIFHANDWHTALLPIYIKTIYGYDKIFQKSKTVLTLHNIGYQGIFPAETVNDLSLSAFYFWFDSQDLYHGRINFLKNGIRHAHKITTVSPTYAREIQTETYGAGLEKLLRQRANDLLGILNGVDYQEWNPETDVFIPFHYSIKNLSGKKKNKEALLKKAGLATRWLQQPMVSMISRLVEQKGIDLLMGAMEGLLRRFEFSLVVLGSGAIRYEQFFFSLQERFPERVKFFRGYDYALSHLIEAGADIFLMPSLYEPCGLNQIYSLKYGTVPVVRKTGGLADTVTLYDWQKQTGDGFVFEHYNTESFTWAVEYALTTFEHKTAWRKIMINGMKKDFSWEKQIKEYEKLYENLMQANDED